Genomic window (Paenibacillus sp. PK3_47):
AGCAGCAGAGCGAAAACAAAGGCCAGCCCGACTTGTCCGATTAACCCGTAAACTGTCATCAGCACATTATTGAGAAAGGAATGCCAAAATACATGGTCCTGAAGAATTTCCTTATAGTTCTCAATACCGATATAGGTTTTTTTGGGGCCTCCCGTCCAGGAATAGAAGCTGTCTCTTAGAGCGGCAAGTATGGGAACCAGCACGACAAAGGAATAGATTAGTAGTCCCGGAAGAAGGTATGCCAGAAGCACCCAGCTTTTCGGGCGCAGTGCCTTGCCCATGTTCTCACCCCTTTAGTGGTTTAAGGTTTGTTCAATAATGTCTCATAGGCCTGCTGGGTTTCCTCAGCCAGCTGTTCCGGTGTACTGGAGCCTGCCATCACACCTTGAATCCCTGTATTCAGTACCTCTACGATCGAAGCATCAAACCAGAGGTCGAAAATCTTAGTCGCATCCGCTGCAGCACTTGCCTCGTAAGCAGCCTGGGCTACCGGATGCAGCTTGCTTTTATCGAATTCACCGGGATCATAGGCAGGAAAGCCGCCGACTTCTGCCATCAGCTTGGCGCTGTCCGCACCGGTCATATAATCCAGCATCGTCATGATGGCATCCAGCTTCTCCCCTGCTTCTATACCGGAGTTAACACTGTAATAGACGCCGGCGCCTCCGGAAGAACTAAGCGGATTACCAAGTCCGCCTTCCACACCCGGGAACACCGCGACCCGGGTCGCTGACGTAATCTCTTCGGGGGCATTGTTCACGACATTCATCGCGGACCAGATGCCGCTGACAAATGCTGCTGAGCGGCCTTCAAAATAATAATTGACCATCGTGTCAGTATCTACAGAATTTAAATCCTTGTTCAGATAACCTGCTTTAGCCAGCTCACTCATCATGCTGATGCCTTTGACAAAACCGTCATCGGTAAATTTGGCACCGCCGCCGTTCAGAATGGATTCGGTCCAATCGGGACCGTTAATCCGGTCGGTCAAAGCACTGATCCAGCTGGACATGGCATAGCCCTTGGATTTGTCTCCGTAAGAAAACAGGTTGATTCCTTTCTCTTTCAGTTTTTCTCCGGCATCCATCAGCTCCGGCCAGGTAGACGGGAACTGGTCATAGCCTACACTTCCGAACATATCAGCATTATAATAGATGAGATGTGTAGGACCGGCTGCAATCGGTATACCGTACACTTGCCCTTCGCGGGTTCCGGCATCCAGTGTTCCCGGGCGGTAACCGTCGCGCCACTCAGGACGCTTATCCATTTCGCCGTTCAAGGGAAGTACGATTTCGTTAGTCACGAAATTATCCATCCAGGAGCCGGGCACGATGAACACATCGGGCATATCGTCCGCCGCTGCCAGTGCCTGAGCTTTAATCGAGTAGTCCTCGTTCTGAAGCTGCTCTTCTATAATCTCGACATTCGGATAATCTGCCCGGAACCGCTGCAATCCGTCAAGCACTGCAGTATCCTCGGGACTTTTGCCGATATTGGATTCCTGATACCTGTGCATCAGCGATATTGTAATGGTACTGCCGCTTTCGGCTGCCGCTTCTTCATTCTCCCCGTTTCCGCAAGCACTCAGCACAGACGCTGCTGCCACCATTACCCCCAGCATGAATGACCGTTTTTTCAAATTTCCCCACTCCTTTGTATGCATTTTCAGGTGATTTTGGAATCCAACATTGGATACAATCTAATCTAAAAAAAATCACTTCTGAAAGATCTCTTTGAAATTCAGGACATTGGTTGCCGTTTCGGCGAAATTCAGCGAGCGTTCAATTTGCCATAGATGATCTGTCATAATACGCGCAGCAAGCTCTCCGTCCTGCTGCATTACAGCTTCCAGTAAGTCAACGTGATCATGACAGAAGCTCTGATTGGTCCCGTAGAGGGCAATGATAACTGAAGTCAGCGAGACCAGCTCTTCGAGAAAATGATAATAATAATAGTTATCCGTCAGCTCCGCCAGTTTAAGATGGATATCTACAGTAACATCCAGCGCACCTACAATGTCGCCTTCGTGGCTGGCCTGGTGTTCCTCATGGATCAGAACCTCCAGCGGTTTTAATTGCTCCGGCTTTACCATCGTGCACAGCTTCCGGACCATCGAAGTTTCAATCACTCTTCGCATTTCGAAGACCTCTCTGGCTTCCTCGACGCTGGGACAAGAGACAAAGGCTCCCCGGTAAGGAATAACCGTAACCAGCTTCTCCATCGCGAGCCTCCGCAGCACATTTCTTATCGGCGTCCTGCTGACTTCAAAAGCTTCTGCCAGCGCATCCTCCACAAGCTGCGAGTTAGGCAGTATCTTATGCTGTGTGATCGCCAGTTTGATGTGCCGGTAGATTTCCAACTCCTTCCTTTTGGTCATATGCGGCATCACTCCGTCTCTCTTTAAGGGGTATAAGATCATTAAGAAAGTCTCCTTAATTGAGTATTATGATAAATTCAGTATCATTTAACGTCAATATATGTAACG
Coding sequences:
- a CDS encoding extracellular solute-binding protein translates to MKKRSFMLGVMVAAASVLSACGNGENEEAAAESGSTITISLMHRYQESNIGKSPEDTAVLDGLQRFRADYPNVEIIEEQLQNEDYSIKAQALAAADDMPDVFIVPGSWMDNFVTNEIVLPLNGEMDKRPEWRDGYRPGTLDAGTREGQVYGIPIAAGPTHLIYYNADMFGSVGYDQFPSTWPELMDAGEKLKEKGINLFSYGDKSKGYAMSSWISALTDRINGPDWTESILNGGGAKFTDDGFVKGISMMSELAKAGYLNKDLNSVDTDTMVNYYFEGRSAAFVSGIWSAMNVVNNAPEEITSATRVAVFPGVEGGLGNPLSSSGGAGVYYSVNSGIEAGEKLDAIMTMLDYMTGADSAKLMAEVGGFPAYDPGEFDKSKLHPVAQAAYEASAAADATKIFDLWFDASIVEVLNTGIQGVMAGSSTPEQLAEETQQAYETLLNKP
- a CDS encoding GntR family transcriptional regulator — protein: MTKRKELEIYRHIKLAITQHKILPNSQLVEDALAEAFEVSRTPIRNVLRRLAMEKLVTVIPYRGAFVSCPSVEEAREVFEMRRVIETSMVRKLCTMVKPEQLKPLEVLIHEEHQASHEGDIVGALDVTVDIHLKLAELTDNYYYYHFLEELVSLTSVIIALYGTNQSFCHDHVDLLEAVMQQDGELAARIMTDHLWQIERSLNFAETATNVLNFKEIFQK